A window from Roseburia sp. 499 encodes these proteins:
- a CDS encoding energy-coupling factor transporter transmembrane component T family protein — protein sequence MVKDAFSNCHPIVNFTFYIGALLMGMCLIHPVFLCISLLLSLSYYVMVKRECLKYLAGMSGVFLAIAIINPLFNTQGEKVLFTYLNGRMYTLEALCYGIAIGAMFVTIITWFSTYNAVVTSDKFLYCFGKLAPSVSLILTMVFRMVPQFQKKSRQIIEARKCIGKTIKNGHYFEKAEHGMTTVSALTTWALEGGVVMADSMKSRGFGSSKRTSFSIYCIRRRDKYLLIMMLLLFVMIVVCAFCGGMKVSYIPQLKIAGVNQIWMVLGAICYFLFLSIPTAINIMEVFIWRILKSRI from the coding sequence ATGGTGAAAGATGCATTTTCAAATTGTCATCCGATTGTTAATTTTACATTTTATATAGGTGCTCTGCTTATGGGAATGTGTTTAATACATCCGGTGTTCTTATGCATTTCTCTCCTTTTATCTCTTTCCTATTATGTAATGGTAAAAAGAGAATGCTTGAAATATCTGGCGGGAATGAGTGGAGTGTTTTTGGCGATAGCGATAATTAATCCATTGTTTAATACACAGGGAGAGAAAGTTTTGTTTACCTATTTAAATGGTAGGATGTATACCTTAGAAGCACTTTGCTATGGGATTGCAATTGGAGCAATGTTTGTAACAATTATTACATGGTTTTCTACTTATAATGCAGTTGTGACCAGTGATAAGTTCTTGTATTGCTTCGGCAAGCTTGCTCCGTCAGTTTCGCTCATTTTGACGATGGTATTTCGCATGGTACCACAATTTCAAAAGAAGAGCAGGCAGATTATTGAGGCTAGGAAATGTATCGGAAAGACGATAAAAAATGGACATTATTTTGAAAAGGCAGAGCATGGAATGACAACTGTTTCTGCATTGACGACATGGGCGTTAGAGGGGGGAGTTGTTATGGCTGACAGTATGAAAAGTCGTGGTTTTGGAAGTAGCAAACGGACGTCTTTTTCTATCTATTGTATACGTCGCAGAGATAAGTATCTGCTGATCATGATGTTGCTATTATTTGTAATGATTGTTGTTTGTGCATTTTGTGGAGGAATGAAAGTATCTTATATTCCACAGTTAAAAATTGCCGGAGTAAATCAAATATGGATGGTACTCGGTGCTATTTGCTACTTTTTATTTTTATCGATACCTACGGCAATAAATATCATGGAGGTTTTCATATGGCGCATTTTGAAATCAAGGATTTAA
- a CDS encoding ABC transporter ATP-binding protein — protein MAHFEIKDLSFYYPTVPDKPALDSIQLKFEQGEYVTVCGRSGSGKTTLLKHLKSVLAPHGKLTGEIYFKGKLLKEVGLREQSSEIGYVMQNPDNQIVTDKVWHELAFGLESLGYDQKTIRLRVAEMASYFGIQDWFHKNVSELSGGQKQLLNLASIMAMQPSVLILDEPTSQLDPIAASDFLNTVRKINQELRTTIIITEHRLEDIFYASDRVVVMEEGRVIANDRPEHIGEFLKEKNSQMFTAMPTPVQIYYGVPNHLKCPLTVREGAEWMDTLLEGIEIKETKVEKGRKYIEEEIKNPAVELKELWFRYEKDSPDVLKGVSLKVPRNTLTAIVGGNGTGKSTTLKAICGICRPYRGKVLIDGKKMEKYKSSQLFKGMLAMLPQDPQSLFVHKTVKEDLGEMISSKDLEKEKKIQQVAKVCEITDFLESHPYDLSGGEQQRAALAKVLLTEPQILLLDEPTKGIDSFFKLKFAEIIERLKAQGMTIIMVSHDVEFCAKYADTVSMFFDGAIVTTNTPNRFFSGNSFYTTAANRMSRHLFENAITNEEVIALCQKNL, from the coding sequence ATGGCGCATTTTGAAATCAAGGATTTAAGTTTCTATTATCCTACAGTACCGGATAAACCGGCATTGGACTCGATTCAGTTAAAATTTGAACAGGGCGAATATGTGACGGTCTGTGGGCGAAGTGGTAGCGGAAAAACTACATTGTTAAAACATTTGAAGAGTGTGCTTGCACCTCATGGGAAGTTGACAGGTGAAATCTATTTTAAAGGCAAACTACTAAAGGAAGTAGGTCTACGGGAACAGTCTTCCGAAATTGGATATGTGATGCAAAATCCGGACAATCAGATTGTCACAGATAAGGTGTGGCATGAGTTGGCATTTGGACTGGAAAGTCTTGGATATGATCAAAAGACAATTCGACTACGTGTAGCGGAGATGGCAAGTTATTTTGGAATTCAGGATTGGTTTCACAAAAATGTGTCGGAATTATCCGGCGGTCAGAAACAGCTTTTGAATCTGGCTTCTATTATGGCTATGCAGCCAAGTGTATTGATTTTAGATGAGCCTACCAGCCAGTTGGACCCGATTGCTGCTTCAGACTTTTTAAATACAGTAAGAAAAATCAATCAGGAACTTCGGACCACCATTATTATTACAGAACATCGCTTAGAAGATATTTTTTATGCTTCTGATCGGGTGGTTGTTATGGAAGAAGGCAGAGTGATTGCCAATGATCGTCCGGAACATATCGGTGAATTTTTAAAAGAAAAAAATAGTCAGATGTTTACAGCAATGCCTACGCCGGTCCAAATCTATTATGGCGTTCCAAACCATTTGAAATGTCCATTAACAGTCAGAGAGGGAGCGGAGTGGATGGATACGTTATTGGAGGGCATTGAGATAAAAGAAACGAAAGTGGAAAAAGGCCGGAAATATATCGAAGAAGAGATAAAAAATCCGGCAGTAGAGCTGAAAGAGTTGTGGTTCCGTTATGAGAAGGATAGTCCGGATGTTTTAAAAGGGGTTTCTCTGAAAGTGCCAAGAAACACGTTGACAGCTATTGTAGGTGGAAACGGAACCGGAAAGTCAACCACATTAAAGGCAATCTGTGGTATCTGCAGACCATACAGGGGAAAAGTATTGATAGACGGGAAAAAGATGGAAAAATATAAATCATCTCAGCTTTTTAAAGGCATGCTTGCGATGCTTCCGCAGGATCCGCAAAGTCTTTTTGTACATAAAACAGTAAAAGAGGATTTAGGGGAAATGATTTCTTCCAAAGATTTGGAAAAAGAAAAGAAAATACAGCAAGTAGCAAAGGTTTGTGAGATTACCGATTTTTTGGAAAGCCATCCGTATGATTTGTCCGGGGGAGAACAACAGCGAGCCGCACTTGCAAAGGTATTATTGACAGAACCCCAAATACTGTTGCTTGATGAGCCAACCAAGGGGATTGACAGTTTCTTTAAACTAAAATTTGCAGAGATTATAGAAAGACTAAAAGCACAGGGAATGACTATTATTATGGTTTCACACGATGTGGAATTTTGTGCAAAATATGCAGATACGGTCAGCATGTTCTTTGATGGGGCTATTGTAACGACAAATACTCCAAATAGATTTTTCTCAGGCAATAGCTTTTATACTACAGCAGCAAATCGTATGAGCAGACATCTGTTTGAAAATGCCATTACCAACGAGGAGGTCATTGCCTTATGTCAAAAGAACTTATAA
- a CDS encoding ECF transporter S component produces the protein MSKELINSQYYLISVVMILSSFAVFFFTFEKRRPQARELVTLAVMSAIAVASRAVFVMIPFFKPMSGIIMITGMAFGPGAGFLTGVVSAFVSNFIFGQGPWTPWQMFAYGVAGALAGFFRKKGIMHENKKIVTAVIGFGIIMIVVGPILDTCAIFTMGNTVSQGYILSIYMSGVIPNLIHGVATVLTLLLLCRPMMEKLNRMKLKYGMMSEE, from the coding sequence ATGTCAAAAGAACTTATAAATAGTCAGTACTATCTAATCAGTGTCGTAATGATTCTTTCATCATTTGCAGTGTTTTTCTTTACGTTTGAGAAGAGAAGACCACAGGCAAGAGAACTGGTGACACTTGCGGTTATGAGTGCCATCGCTGTTGCTTCCAGAGCGGTCTTTGTAATGATTCCGTTTTTTAAACCAATGAGTGGAATTATTATGATTACGGGAATGGCTTTTGGACCGGGGGCAGGGTTCTTAACAGGTGTGGTCAGTGCCTTTGTCAGCAATTTCATTTTTGGACAAGGTCCATGGACACCATGGCAAATGTTTGCTTATGGAGTTGCAGGGGCGCTTGCTGGTTTTTTTAGAAAAAAGGGAATTATGCATGAAAACAAGAAAATTGTAACAGCAGTGATTGGGTTTGGAATAATAATGATTGTGGTAGGTCCTATTTTGGATACCTGTGCAATTTTTACCATGGGAAACACTGTATCCCAAGGTTATATTTTATCCATTTATATGTCTGGTGTTATACCGAATCTGATTCATGGAGTAGCAACAGTTTTAACTTTATTACTTCTTTGTAGACCAATGATGGAAAAATTGAATCGTATGAAATTGAAATATGGCATGATGAGCGAGGAATAG
- a CDS encoding energy-coupling factor transporter transmembrane component T: protein MRFDSYHPMINFIYFFAAITCTVFFQQPVFVAISFVSSFAYTVKLKGRKAWIRNGCFCLFAVGYAIWYSFYHHFGETELKVNFIGNRITLESIVYGLIVGITIATVLMWFCCIFTLITADKVVYLFGRISPKLSLFLSILLRTVPRIKSKALYIESSREGIGKGVKQGNILKRAQHLFSIISILITWTMEDFVESSNSMKNRGYSLKGRTAFSIYRFDNRDRGIVILFFMCLTMVEMAVLLDQTKMYYKPVITGNRITVLSYVFYLAYALFLLLPMGLQMIGEYRFQKLRNKNVK from the coding sequence ATGAGATTTGACAGTTATCACCCAATGATTAATTTTATATATTTTTTTGCGGCAATTACCTGCACGGTTTTCTTTCAACAACCGGTGTTTGTAGCAATTTCTTTTGTGTCTTCCTTTGCATATACCGTGAAACTGAAGGGGCGGAAAGCATGGATACGGAATGGGTGTTTTTGCTTATTCGCTGTAGGTTATGCAATTTGGTATTCCTTCTATCATCATTTTGGGGAAACAGAATTAAAAGTCAATTTTATTGGCAACCGGATTACATTGGAATCCATTGTATACGGATTGATAGTTGGAATTACAATTGCGACAGTACTGATGTGGTTTTGTTGTATTTTCACACTGATTACAGCGGATAAGGTCGTATATTTGTTTGGAAGAATTTCTCCGAAACTGTCGTTGTTCTTATCGATTTTGCTTCGCACAGTGCCGAGGATAAAAAGCAAAGCTTTGTATATTGAAAGTTCGAGGGAAGGAATTGGAAAGGGTGTAAAACAGGGAAATATTTTAAAGAGAGCACAACATTTGTTTTCTATTATTTCCATTTTGATTACGTGGACTATGGAGGATTTTGTAGAAAGTTCTAATTCCATGAAGAATAGAGGTTATTCGTTAAAAGGAAGAACCGCATTTTCCATATATCGATTCGATAACAGAGACAGAGGAATTGTTATTTTATTTTTCATGTGTCTGACCATGGTGGAAATGGCAGTATTGCTGGATCAGACGAAGATGTACTATAAACCTGTTATTACGGGAAACAGGATTACAGTGTTGTCATATGTATTTTATCTGGCATATGCGCTGTTTTTGCTATTACCCATGGGATTGCAGATGATAGGAGAGTACAGATTTCAAAAATTAAGGAATAAAAATGTGAAATAG
- a CDS encoding bacterial Ig-like domain-containing protein — MKKGKWKTRLLSWILCFLMIVTSVPLNVFASNTETDGTLPTTETTTPAPDAKVYLTVSNQGVLATAADGSAMAHREVTVKDINSDGKLTFDEALIAAHATYNSADGYAAAYGYVSKLWGVDTANTLFFINNVGLETSVSVDTVKENDELVASINSDNTYYSDWYTFFDTPTKSVTAGKTFTLTLKGHLGMAYMEEDKKDIAISGVSVGTWNNGTFTALDEKTTDAEGKVTLSFDQAGTYYVTASGTVSDTVTDYTGTPDENWVYPTITHDCPIIAPVCVVTVTEQPRLASLEVGTYSLTPEFNPMVSEYTSVIPDYLSSVSVKSTLADAYKDNKKICYYTYNSMFGGFGWTSSSSINTSKGYFGVVIYDKSGSMTNEDIRYTVNFNKYATLKNLTVDGTADLAFQRDTTDGYHYYVDSTKDGVDITATGYKGNYTINIGGNTVTSGETFHLTYHWNDAGKMEVPITVSGTDLTENTYTIILEKEPLNDEPYMVVQPERADYIIGDTAKAMSVRASANGTLNYQWYKNSTNSIDGATAIEGANQASYTPEIESVGTNYYFCRITNTEKTVYTDSAIVDVVVDPDPTPVVTLTTTGGTLPTDDGYSYKDTVGYVYNMGDTATPLTVTYTTKAEGEITYSWYVKNKYSTYGTEATLTPDTAKATPEGYWYYCRVTNKFKGKTYTANSDAVYVYVKATEAAIPVVSQQPTVDKEYLTGQTPNQLSFYVSSPDGGTLSYQWYSNTEKSENGAIPVEGATNRTFTPPTSDKAGTVYYFCRITNTMQKFSNSTITDIVAINFKSADDIIAGTWNGSGTQEDPYLLEDAEDFVQISSFVATDGIPFTDKYFKVTADITLPDTWNGIGGGSTSGNGKNLLPFSGTIDGDGHTITFAKGSVPLFKYVREATVKNLNIYGEYINGYGLVANYVVDYGMDGNYSTGCPATINIDNVTIKSGTTIKNSGFIGGYASGVNTVTITNCTAEAGVRIGYNVEKDAPAGVSRIGSFAGDFNGTISGCHSAATVYGKDYVGGIVGGKGQTMGPYAIRNCSFTGEIIATGKFVGGIAGGGYSGSMWGVDSAPNSPCATIENCFSTATITGADRVGGILGGEEGVTQNWGNAYIRNNYFAGTLTATADGGVTGNIVGYMKSLNGKHVIESNYYPEGNDAKWFGAVSYVDTNCAEHENASGATYFDTSKNLAEQELPSGVSKTNHNRTDNPLGVDATNLGTPMTAEQFADGTVTDLLNASESSLHNWVQSEEYPTLSNDAIAYKLEISGEYKKDYTIGDELDLTGVIFKATWSDGKVTNPTLDDVTVTGFDNHKHGEQTLTITYGAATAEIVVTVLKPAGTISVTFSLLGDDVHDSEADGEIHTLAAGNLTTWVSAKEYTVDTNATVKDVLEMVLVENNMTCSNPSGNYVESITRNGVTLAEFTNGANSGWMYNLNGVHSDLGISQQYLQNGDVIVFHYTDDYTKESNSTATDIPPVDVSATADEVAVKVCKETGDYLEKLAQNTTPTVGSIGGEWLVLGLTRSGRAVPDGYYDNVVNYVKENINDKGQLHRAKSTDNSRIILALTSAGYDPREVGGYNLLTGLTDMDYVTKQGINGPIWALIALDSHNYEVQGESVVENVSHMALQTLNSYRREVTGQVTRSKLIDYILDAQLDDGGWALSGDVSDSDMTGMALQALAPYYKTNEEVKIAVDRALIALSDMQEESGAYATMGTVTSESMAQVVVALTALGINPDTDARFVKNGNSVLDALMAYAVDGGGFKHVADGEVDGMATEQGYYALVAYERFVNGQNGLYDMSDVTIKVATNETNVNISEPDNSNVNNSDKVNSALNNAEANKTENNQMEANVQNNPKTGDENNIALYGTILAVSLIVAQYCRYNMKKRRKR, encoded by the coding sequence ATGAAAAAAGGAAAGTGGAAGACAAGGTTGTTGTCGTGGATATTATGTTTCCTAATGATAGTGACATCTGTTCCGTTAAATGTTTTCGCAAGTAACACAGAAACGGATGGCACTTTGCCAACGACAGAAACTACAACGCCTGCACCGGATGCAAAGGTTTACCTGACGGTAAGCAATCAAGGTGTACTTGCAACAGCGGCGGATGGAAGTGCAATGGCACATAGGGAAGTGACCGTCAAAGATATAAATAGTGATGGAAAACTCACATTTGATGAAGCACTTATCGCAGCACATGCCACATACAATAGTGCGGATGGATATGCTGCTGCATATGGATATGTATCCAAGCTTTGGGGCGTGGATACAGCAAATACATTGTTCTTTATCAACAATGTAGGATTAGAAACCAGTGTTAGCGTGGATACTGTAAAGGAGAATGATGAGCTGGTTGCTTCTATCAATAGCGACAACACTTATTATTCCGATTGGTATACTTTTTTTGATACACCTACCAAGAGTGTAACAGCAGGAAAAACATTTACGCTGACACTTAAGGGACATTTGGGTATGGCATATATGGAGGAAGATAAGAAAGATATAGCGATATCAGGTGTTTCTGTTGGAACATGGAACAATGGTACTTTTACGGCATTAGATGAAAAGACCACAGATGCAGAGGGAAAAGTGACATTATCTTTCGACCAGGCAGGGACTTATTATGTGACTGCAAGTGGAACAGTTTCTGATACGGTGACGGATTATACCGGTACACCGGATGAAAATTGGGTATATCCTACCATTACACATGATTGTCCAATCATAGCACCTGTGTGTGTGGTGACAGTAACAGAGCAGCCAAGACTTGCTTCTTTAGAGGTTGGAACTTATTCGTTGACCCCTGAGTTTAATCCTATGGTATCAGAATATACGTCGGTGATACCGGATTATTTATCAAGCGTTTCTGTTAAGTCTACATTAGCGGATGCTTATAAAGATAATAAGAAGATTTGTTACTATACTTATAATAGTATGTTTGGTGGTTTTGGATGGACCAGCAGTAGCAGCATTAATACAAGTAAAGGATATTTTGGTGTTGTAATTTATGATAAATCCGGAAGTATGACCAATGAGGATATCCGGTATACGGTTAATTTTAACAAGTATGCTACGTTAAAAAATTTGACAGTAGATGGAACAGCTGATCTTGCGTTCCAGAGGGATACTACTGATGGCTACCATTATTATGTAGACAGTACAAAAGATGGTGTTGATATCACAGCTACCGGTTATAAAGGAAATTATACAATTAACATCGGTGGCAATACAGTAACAAGTGGTGAAACATTTCATCTTACTTATCACTGGAATGATGCAGGAAAGATGGAAGTTCCGATTACTGTCAGCGGTACAGATTTGACAGAGAATACATATACTATCATTTTAGAAAAAGAACCTTTGAATGATGAGCCTTATATGGTAGTTCAGCCGGAACGTGCAGATTATATTATTGGAGATACGGCAAAAGCTATGTCTGTCCGTGCCAGTGCAAATGGTACATTGAATTATCAGTGGTACAAAAATAGCACCAATTCTATTGATGGTGCAACTGCCATTGAAGGGGCAAACCAGGCAAGTTATACTCCGGAAATAGAGTCGGTTGGTACGAATTATTATTTCTGCAGAATTACAAATACAGAAAAGACCGTATATACAGATTCGGCAATTGTTGATGTAGTGGTAGATCCGGATCCAACACCGGTTGTAACACTCACAACTACAGGTGGCACGTTACCAACGGATGATGGTTATTCCTATAAAGATACCGTTGGTTATGTATACAATATGGGGGATACAGCAACACCGCTTACTGTTACATATACGACTAAAGCAGAAGGAGAGATTACCTATAGCTGGTATGTCAAAAACAAATATTCCACATATGGTACCGAAGCGACTCTGACACCTGATACAGCAAAAGCGACTCCTGAAGGGTATTGGTATTATTGCCGGGTAACAAATAAATTCAAGGGAAAAACATATACTGCTAATTCAGATGCGGTTTATGTTTATGTAAAAGCTACTGAGGCTGCAATTCCTGTGGTAAGCCAGCAGCCTACCGTGGATAAAGAATACCTGACCGGTCAGACACCAAATCAATTGAGCTTTTATGTAAGTAGTCCGGATGGAGGAACACTTTCTTATCAATGGTATTCTAACACTGAAAAGAGTGAAAATGGTGCTATACCGGTAGAGGGTGCTACGAACCGTACATTTACTCCACCAACTTCGGATAAAGCGGGTACAGTGTATTATTTCTGTCGTATTACAAATACAATGCAGAAGTTTTCTAACAGTACCATAACAGATATTGTTGCCATTAACTTTAAGTCGGCAGATGATATTATTGCCGGTACATGGAATGGTTCCGGAACACAGGAGGATCCGTATCTGTTAGAGGATGCAGAGGATTTTGTACAGATAAGTAGTTTTGTGGCAACAGATGGAATTCCATTTACAGATAAATATTTTAAAGTAACAGCAGATATTACTCTGCCGGATACATGGAATGGTATAGGTGGAGGTTCTACTTCCGGTAATGGAAAGAATTTATTACCTTTTTCAGGAACAATAGATGGCGATGGTCATACCATTACTTTTGCAAAAGGCAGTGTACCTTTGTTTAAGTATGTTCGTGAAGCCACAGTAAAGAATTTGAACATTTATGGTGAGTATATCAATGGTTACGGATTGGTTGCAAACTATGTAGTAGATTATGGCATGGATGGCAATTATAGTACCGGTTGTCCTGCTACCATTAATATTGATAATGTAACAATTAAGTCTGGTACAACCATTAAAAACAGTGGATTTATTGGTGGATATGCATCCGGGGTAAATACAGTAACAATTACGAACTGTACAGCAGAGGCAGGCGTAAGGATTGGTTATAATGTGGAAAAGGATGCACCTGCAGGTGTAAGCAGAATTGGTTCTTTTGCAGGAGATTTTAACGGTACAATCAGTGGTTGCCACAGTGCAGCAACGGTATATGGAAAAGATTATGTAGGCGGTATTGTAGGTGGCAAGGGTCAGACTATGGGACCATATGCTATTCGAAACTGCTCCTTTACGGGTGAAATCATTGCAACAGGTAAATTCGTTGGAGGTATTGCCGGCGGTGGATATTCCGGCTCCATGTGGGGTGTGGACAGTGCGCCAAATAGCCCTTGTGCAACCATTGAAAACTGTTTTTCAACAGCAACTATTACAGGTGCTGACAGAGTAGGAGGTATTCTTGGCGGCGAGGAAGGCGTTACTCAAAATTGGGGCAATGCATATATCCGAAACAATTATTTTGCAGGTACGCTTACAGCGACAGCTGATGGTGGAGTTACCGGAAATATTGTTGGTTACATGAAGTCTTTAAATGGAAAGCATGTAATCGAGAGTAATTATTATCCTGAAGGCAATGATGCAAAGTGGTTTGGTGCGGTATCTTATGTAGATACAAATTGTGCAGAACATGAAAATGCAAGTGGTGCAACTTATTTTGACACAAGTAAGAATCTGGCAGAACAAGAACTTCCGTCTGGAGTATCTAAGACGAATCATAATCGTACAGATAATCCGCTGGGGGTAGATGCTACAAATCTTGGCACGCCAATGACTGCAGAACAGTTTGCAGATGGAACTGTTACAGATTTGCTGAATGCTTCAGAGTCTAGTTTGCACAATTGGGTTCAGAGCGAGGAATACCCAACACTCTCTAATGATGCTATTGCGTATAAGTTGGAGATATCAGGTGAATACAAGAAAGATTATACAATCGGCGATGAACTTGATTTGACAGGTGTCATTTTTAAAGCTACATGGAGCGATGGAAAAGTTACCAATCCTACACTGGATGATGTAACTGTCACAGGATTTGATAACCATAAACACGGAGAACAGACACTTACAATCACTTATGGTGCTGCAACTGCTGAGATTGTAGTTACAGTGTTAAAGCCTGCCGGAACAATTAGTGTAACCTTCTCTCTGCTTGGAGATGATGTGCATGACAGTGAGGCAGATGGTGAAATTCATACGCTTGCAGCCGGAAATTTGACAACATGGGTTAGTGCAAAAGAGTATACAGTAGATACGAATGCTACAGTAAAGGATGTATTAGAAATGGTTTTAGTGGAAAATAACATGACATGCTCTAATCCATCCGGAAATTATGTAGAATCTATTACAAGAAATGGTGTAACCTTGGCAGAGTTTACAAACGGTGCCAATTCAGGTTGGATGTATAACCTAAATGGTGTGCATAGCGACCTTGGTATTAGTCAGCAGTATTTGCAGAATGGAGATGTAATAGTATTTCATTATACAGATGATTACACAAAAGAGAGTAACTCTACTGCAACAGATATCCCTCCGGTAGATGTCAGTGCGACCGCAGATGAAGTTGCGGTAAAGGTTTGCAAGGAGACAGGTGACTATTTGGAAAAACTGGCTCAAAATACAACTCCGACAGTAGGAAGTATTGGTGGAGAATGGCTGGTTCTGGGACTGACCAGAAGTGGAAGAGCAGTTCCGGACGGTTATTATGATAATGTTGTAAATTATGTAAAAGAAAATATTAACGATAAGGGTCAGCTTCACAGAGCAAAGTCTACTGATAATTCGCGTATCATTCTGGCACTAACATCTGCAGGTTATGATCCTAGAGAGGTTGGTGGTTATAATCTTCTCACAGGTTTAACAGATATGGACTATGTTACAAAACAAGGTATCAACGGACCGATTTGGGCATTGATTGCATTGGATTCTCATAATTATGAAGTCCAGGGAGAGAGTGTTGTTGAGAATGTATCTCATATGGCACTTCAGACATTGAATTCTTATAGAAGAGAAGTAACAGGGCAAGTAACTCGCAGTAAACTTATTGACTATATTTTGGATGCACAGTTAGATGATGGTGGCTGGGCTCTCAGTGGTGATGTTTCTGACTCTGATATGACTGGTATGGCACTTCAAGCATTGGCACCATATTATAAAACAAATGAAGAAGTAAAAATAGCAGTAGACCGAGCTTTAATAGCGCTTTCTGATATGCAGGAAGAGAGTGGTGCTTATGCAACCATGGGTACAGTTACAAGTGAATCCATGGCACAAGTTGTAGTGGCATTAACCGCGCTTGGAATCAATCCGGATACGGATGCCAGATTTGTGAAAAACGGAAATTCCGTATTGGATGCGTTAATGGCATACGCAGTAGATGGTGGCGGTTTTAAGCATGTGGCTGACGGTGAAGTAGATGGTATGGCAACGGAACAGGGCTACTATGCACTTGTGGCTTATGAACGATTTGTGAATGGTCAGAACGGTCTTTATGATATGAGTGATGTTACCATTAAAGTAGCAACCAATGAGACGAATGTGAATATTTCAGAACCTGATAATTCCAATGTAAATAATTCTGATAAAGTTAATTCAGCACTTAATAATGCTGAAGCAAATAAAACTGAGAATAATCAGATGGAAGCAAATGTTCAAAATAATCCTAAGACAGGTGATGAAAATAATATCGCTTTGTATGGCACCATACTGGCTGTCAGTCTGATTGTTGCGCAGTATTGCCGGTATAATATGAAAAAAAGAAGAAAAAGATAA
- a CDS encoding sugar phosphate isomerase/epimerase family protein, whose protein sequence is MIYISDILPKNDLEALSNEANTGIETIEFSISDNLDKLSEKIKNFKLHLDSMNVSELSFHGPFLDLNPVAYDSQIKRVTEYRFAQSYDAAVRLGAKKIVFHTCFIPSVYFIDGWAERMADFWNPFMEKRKEIQVLLENVYDPNPQPILNVKELVEAQNFMLCLDIGHANCYSPLPLSDWIHCLGANIGHVHVHDNDGRKDTHLGLGMGNISVEKTLTQLHEVSPNATYTIECAQLTDVISTYQLLRTF, encoded by the coding sequence ATGATTTATATTAGTGACATTCTACCCAAAAATGATTTAGAGGCTCTATCAAACGAAGCAAACACCGGTATAGAGACCATTGAATTTTCAATTTCTGATAATTTGGATAAGCTAAGTGAAAAAATCAAAAATTTCAAGTTACACCTGGATTCCATGAATGTATCTGAATTGTCATTTCATGGACCTTTTTTAGATTTAAATCCAGTTGCCTATGATTCTCAAATCAAAAGGGTGACAGAATATAGATTTGCTCAATCCTATGATGCTGCCGTTCGTCTCGGAGCAAAAAAAATTGTTTTCCACACATGTTTTATTCCATCTGTCTATTTTATCGATGGATGGGCAGAACGAATGGCTGATTTCTGGAATCCGTTCATGGAAAAGCGAAAAGAAATACAAGTTCTACTGGAAAATGTCTATGACCCAAATCCCCAACCAATTCTGAATGTAAAGGAACTGGTAGAAGCTCAAAATTTTATGTTATGCCTTGACATTGGACACGCTAACTGCTATTCCCCTCTTCCTTTATCCGATTGGATTCACTGCCTTGGTGCAAATATTGGTCATGTTCATGTTCATGACAACGATGGTCGGAAAGACACCCATCTCGGATTAGGTATGGGGAATATTTCAGTCGAAAAAACGCTAACTCAGTTACATGAAGTCTCTCCCAATGCTACCTATACCATTGAATGTGCACAACTTACAGACGTTATTTCCACCTATCAGCTTCTTCGAACTTTTTAA